One part of the Arabidopsis thaliana chromosome 4, partial sequence genome encodes these proteins:
- a CDS encoding PAK-box/P21-Rho-binding family protein (PAK-box/P21-Rho-binding family protein; FUNCTIONS IN: molecular_function unknown; INVOLVED IN: biological_process unknown; LOCATED IN: cellular_component unknown; CONTAINS InterPro DOMAIN/s: PAK-box/P21-Rho-binding (InterPro:IPR000095); BEST Arabidopsis thaliana protein match is: ROP-interactive CRIB motif-containing protein 10 (TAIR:AT4G04900.1); Has 128 Blast hits to 128 proteins in 16 species: Archae - 0; Bacteria - 0; Metazoa - 0; Fungi - 2; Plants - 126; Viruses - 0; Other Eukaryotes - 0 (source: NCBI BLink).), which translates to MAMKMKGIYKSFKSIMFVGKERDLEIGHPTEVKHVAHIGWGSSGSDPGWMSDFKAGAEFLSPRTSSFSHTRHSDSFFTTSDSTEFDQDQLNISDRIRDVPPIPVGLSKIHTKSKNRRKKPSSTSSPRSRPSPKSSRSMGLSKSSHKSMVSRLNSNA; encoded by the exons ATGGCAATGAAGATGAAGGGAATATACAAAAGCTTCAAATCCATAATGTTTG ttgggaaagaaagagatttggaAATTGGGCACCCAACAGAAGTAAAACATGTGGCCCATATTGGTTGGGGCTCCTCTGGCAGTGATCCTGGTTGG ATGAGTGACTTTAAGGCAGGAGCAGAGTTTTTATCTCCAAGAACATCATCTTTCAGTCATACAAGACATTCAGATTCTTTCTTCACCACTTCTGATTCCACTG AATTCGATCAGGACCAACTGAATATATCAGATAGGATAAGAGATGTGCCTCCTATACCAGTAGGTCTATCCAAGATTCATACTAAGAGCAAGAATAGGAGAAAGAAACCATCTTCGACGTCATCACCAAGATCCAGACCATCTCCAAAATCTTCGAGATCAATGGGTTTATCGAAGTCATCACATAAATCAATGGTGTCTCGGTTAAACTCTAATGCATAA
- a CDS encoding defensin-like protein, giving the protein MNWCNSSVLSIGVGDCSEICYKDPVLKDRPWTAVIDRSPGDAKYSEECFHACVAGCGYKFDVEAEIVNKVKPKRPPPPPPKPQPPPPPPRSQKPMQPPTEDVLATSA; this is encoded by the exons ATGAATTGGTGTAATAGTAGTGTACTCTCTATAGGTGTAGGAGACTGCAGTGAAATTTGCTACAAAGATCCTGTGCTAAAAGACAGACCATGGACTGCTGTTATAGATCGTTCTCCTGGAGATGCCAAATACTCTGAG GAATGCTTTCACGCATGTGTAGCAGGCTGTGGTTACAAG TTTGATGTTGAAGCTGAGATAGTCAATAAGGTGAAACCAAAGagacctccaccaccaccgccaaagccacaaccaccaccaccaccaccacgtTCTCAAAAACCAATGCAGCCTCCTACTGAGGATGTTCTTGCAACTTCCGCTTGA
- a CDS encoding defensin-like protein (unknown protein; Has 2692 Blast hits to 975 proteins in 186 species: Archae - 4; Bacteria - 460; Metazoa - 658; Fungi - 93; Plants - 1089; Viruses - 100; Other Eukaryotes - 288 (source: NCBI BLink).) — MIPQQWTPPCGSKCTNKYSAFTQLPWRVFCKKGCDADSDSWEDCVGDCSEICYKDPVLKDRPWTAVIDRSPGDAKYSEECFHACVAGCGYKFDVEAEIVNKVKPKRPPPPPPKPQPPPPPPRSQKPMQPPTEDVLATSA, encoded by the exons atgataCCGCAGCAATGGACGCCGCCGTGTGGGAGCAAATGCACGAATAAGTACTCAGCATTTACGCAGCTTCCAT GGAGAGTATTCTGCAAAAAGGGATGTGATGCCGATAGTGACTCATGGGAAGATT GTGTAGGAGACTGCAGTGAAATTTGCTACAAAGATCCTGTGCTAAAAGACAGACCATGGACTGCTGTTATAGATCGTTCTCCTGGAGATGCCAAATACTCTGAG GAATGCTTTCACGCATGTGTAGCAGGCTGTGGTTACAAG TTTGATGTTGAAGCTGAGATAGTCAATAAGGTGAAACCAAAGagacctccaccaccaccgccaaagccacaaccaccaccaccaccaccacgtTCTCAAAAACCAATGCAGCCTCCTACTGAGGATGTTCTTGCAACTTCCGCTTGA
- a CDS encoding uncharacterized protein (unknown protein; BEST Arabidopsis thaliana protein match is: unknown protein (TAIR:AT1G30515.1); Has 20 Blast hits to 20 proteins in 4 species: Archae - 0; Bacteria - 0; Metazoa - 0; Fungi - 0; Plants - 20; Viruses - 0; Other Eukaryotes - 0 (source: NCBI BLink).), with protein MAHLLNRVRSSWSSILPLTITFLVIFTGNSLAGELRPSDHGLQYQFSSPPTESHSPPGKMKSFFGDSHSSSPPPSHPQLLPKATAADGGDDDSWWRDGAGIRRDHVMRHVFLAASIICGVSGVALLVVFTLIYFFRYRKHNHSNSPTGNDSKEIIF; from the coding sequence atgGCTCATCTCTTAAACCGCGTTAGATCTTCCTGGTCGTCGATCTTACCATTAACTATAACATTCCTCGTCATCTTCACCGGAAACTCACTCGCCGGAGAATTACGTCCTTCCGATCATGGCTTACAGTACCAATTCAGCTCACCACCGACAGAATCTCACTCACCTCCGGGAAAAATGAAGTCCTTCTTTGGAgattctcattcttcttctcctcctccttctcacCCTCAGCTCCTCCCTAAAGCCACGGCGGCAGACGGCGGAGACGACGATTCTTGGTGGCGAGATGGAGCTGGGATCAGACGTGATCACGTGATGAGGCACGTGTTTCTTGCGGCGAGTATCATCTGCGGCGTCTCCGGCGTTGCGCTTCTGGTGgtttttactttgatttaCTTCTTTAGGTATCGTAAACATAATCATTCGAACTCACCCACCGGTAACGATTctaaagaaattatattttga
- the ATML1 gene encoding Homeobox-leucine zipper family protein / lipid-binding START domain-containing protein (MERISTEM LAYER 1 (ATML1); FUNCTIONS IN: sequence-specific DNA binding, DNA binding, sequence-specific DNA binding transcription factor activity; INVOLVED IN: epidermal cell differentiation, regulation of transcription, DNA-dependent, cotyledon development; LOCATED IN: nucleus; EXPRESSED IN: 29 plant structures; EXPRESSED DURING: 14 growth stages; CONTAINS InterPro DOMAIN/s: Homeobox, conserved site (InterPro:IPR017970), Homeobox (InterPro:IPR001356), Homeodomain-like (InterPro:IPR009057), Lipid-binding START (InterPro:IPR002913), Homeodomain-related (InterPro:IPR012287); BEST Arabidopsis thaliana protein match is: protodermal factor 2 (TAIR:AT4G04890.1); Has 30201 Blast hits to 17322 proteins in 780 species: Archae - 12; Bacteria - 1396; Metazoa - 17338; Fungi - 3422; Plants - 5037; Viruses - 0; Other Eukaryotes - 2996 (source: NCBI BLink).) → MYHPNMFESHHHMFDMTPKNSENDLGITGSHEEDFETKSGAEVTMENPLEEELQDPNQRPNKKKRYHRHTQRQIQELESFFKECPHPDDKQRKELSRELSLEPLQVKFWFQNKRTQMKAQHERHENQILKSENDKLRAENNRYKDALSNATCPNCGGPAAIGEMSFDEQHLRIENARLREEIDRISAIAAKYVGKPLMANSSSFPQLSSSHHIPSRSLDLEVGNFGNNNNSHTGFVGEMFGSSDILRSVSIPSEADKPMIVELAVAAMEELVRMAQTGDPLWVSSDNSVEILNEEEYFRTFPRGIGPKPIGLRSEASRESTVVIMNHINLIEILMDVNQWSSVFCGIVSRALTLEVLSTGVAGNYNGALQVMTAEFQVPSPLVPTRENYFVRYCKQHSDGIWAVVDVSLDSLRPSPITRSRRRPSGCLIQELQNGYSKVTWVEHIEVDDRSVHNMYKPLVNTGLAFGAKRWVATLDRQCERLASSMASNIPACDLSVITSPEGRKSMLKLAERMVMSFCTGVGASTAHAWTTLSTTGSDDVRVMTRKSMDDPGRPPGIVLSAATSFWIPVAPKRVFDFLRDENSRSEWDILSNGGLVQEMAHIANGRDPGNSVSLLRVNSGNSGQSNMLILQESCTDASGSYVIYAPVDIIAMNVVLSGGDPDYVALLPSGFAILPDGSARGGGGSANASAGAGVEGGGEGNNLEVVTTTGSCGGSLLTVAFQILVDSVPTAKLSLGSVATVNSLIKCTVERIKAALACDGA, encoded by the exons atgtatCATCCAAACATGTTCgaatctcatcatcatatgtTCGATATGACGCCGAAAAACTCCGAAAACGATTTGGGTATCACCGGGAGCCACGAAGAGGATTTCGAGACTAAGTCCGGCGCAGAAGTCACCATGGAGAATCCTTTAGAAGAAGAGCTTCAAGATCCTAATCAGCGTCCCAACAAAAAGAAGCGTTACCACCGTCACACACAACGCCAGATTCAAGAGCTAGAGTC GTTCTTCAAGGAATGTCCTCATCCAGACGATAAGCAAAGAAAGGAGCTGAGTCGCGAGCTAAGCTTAGAACCTCTTCAAGTCAAGTTTTGGTTCCAAAACAAACGCACTCAAATGAAG GCACAACATGAGAGGCACGAGAACCAGATACTGAAGTCAGAAAATGACAAGCTCCGAGCAGAGAACAATAGGTACAAGGATGCTCTAAGCAACGCAACATGCCCAAACTGTGGTGGTCCGGCAGCTATAGGAGAAATGTCCTTCGACGAACAGCATTTAAGGATCGAAAATGCTCGTTTACGCGAAGAGATTGACAGAATCTCTGCCATAGCTGCTAAATACGTAGGGAAGCCTTTAATGGCTAATTCCTCTTCTTTCCCTCAGCTCTCTTCTTCACACCACATTCCCTCGCGCTCGCTTGATCTTGAAGTTGGGAACTTTGGGAACAATAACAATAGCCACACTGGTTTCGTTGGGGAAATGTTTGGAAGCAGCGACATTTTGAGGTCGGTTTCGATACCTTCTGAGGCTGATAAGCCTATGATTGTTGAGTTAGCTGTTGCAGCAATGGAAGAGCTTGTGAGAATGGCTCAAACTGGTGATCCCTTATGGGTTTCAAGCGATAATTCTGTTGAGATTCTCAATGAAGAAGAGTATTTTAGGACGTTTCCTAGAGGAATTGGACCGAAACCTATCGGTTTGAGATCAGAAGCTTCAAGAGAGTCTactgttgttatcatgaaTCATATCAATCTCATTGAGATTCTAATGGATGTG AATCAATGGTCTAGTGTGTTCTGCGGGATTGTATCAAGAGCATTGACTCTAGAAGTTCTCTCAACTGGCGTAGCAGGGAACTACAATGGGGCATTGCAAGTG ATGACAGCAGAGTTCCAAGTCCCATCGCCGCTTGTCCCTACTCGTGAGAACTACTTTGTAAGGTACTGTAAACAGCACAGTGACGGTATTTGGGCGGTTGTGGATGTCTCTTTGGACAGCCTAAGACCAAGTCCGATCActagaagcagaagaagaccCTCTGGTTGTCTGATTCAAGAATTGCAGAATGGTTACTCCAAG gTGACATGGGTAGAGCATATTGAGGTGGATGATAGATCGGTTCACAACATGTATAAACCGTTGGTTAATACCGGTTTAGCTTTCGGTGCAAAACGTTGGGTGGCTACACTTGACCGCCAATGTGAGCGGCTCGCCAGTTCCATGGCCAGCAACATTCCGGCTTGTGATCTTTCCG TGATAACGAGTCCTGAGGGGAGAAAGAGCATGCTGAAACTAGCGGAGAGAATGGTGATGAGCTTCTGTACCGGAGTCGGCGCGTCAACTGCGCATGCCTGGACTACATTGTCGACCACAGGATCCGACGACGTTCGGGTCATGACCCGAAAGAGCATGGATGATCCGGGAAGACCTCCAGGCATCGTTCTCAGCGCCGCTACTTCTTTCTGGATCCCTGTAGCTCCAAAACGAGTGTTCGATTTTCTCAGAGATGAAAACTCAAGAAGCGAG TGGGATATACTTTCCAATGGAGGCTTGGTTCAAGAAATGGCTCATATCGCAAATGGTCGTGATCCTGGGAATAGTGTCTCCTTGCTTCGAGTCAAT AGTGGGAACTCAGGGCAGAGCAACATGTTGATCTTACAAGAAAGTTGTACGGACGCATCAGGGTCCTATGTGATATACGCACCAGTTGATATAATAGCTATGAACGTTGTCCTGAGTGGTGGTGATCCGGATTATGTCGCTTTGTTACCATCCGGATTCGCTATTTTGCCGGATGGCTCTGctagaggaggaggaggtagTGCTAATGCCAGTGCTGGAGCCGGAGttgaaggaggaggagagggGAATAATCTTGAAGTGGTTACTACTACTGGGAGTTGTGGCGGTTCACTACTCACAGTTGCGTTTCAGATACTTGTTGACTCTGTTCCTACCGCTAAACTCTCTCTCGGTTCAGTTGCTACAGTCAATAGTCTGATCAAATGCACTGTCGAGCGGATTAAAGCCGCTCTGGCCTGCGACGGAGCCTAA